The following proteins come from a genomic window of Synechococcus sp. UW69:
- a CDS encoding histidine kinase: MVKDGPKTHQPLKLLLVAARHHLSGQDLRSVVQFLEREDLGFEVTLQVADPSHQPELLELHRLVVTPALIKLAPNPKQVFAGSNILQQLKGWVPRWKQDGVVSGLGLSLRPTELDGSRTQKELQLEDQLLVLRQENETLIDRVHAQERLLRMVAHELRTPLTAAALALQSQRLGQIDMDRFQDVITRRLQEMEALSKDLLEVGTTRWETLFNPQRLDLASVSAEVILELEKLWLGRNVEIQTDIPADLPKVFADQRRMRQVLLNLLENALKYTGDGGHISLTMLHRTSQRVEVSVCDSGPGIPEAEQQRIFLDRVRLPQTSDQTTGYGVGLAVCRRIVEVHGGKIWVVSDPGEGACFTFTVPIWQGQGVEWGQAVLTEGPTKP; the protein is encoded by the coding sequence GTGGTGAAGGACGGTCCCAAGACCCATCAGCCGTTGAAGCTATTGCTGGTGGCAGCGCGACACCACCTGTCTGGCCAGGATCTTCGTTCCGTGGTGCAGTTTCTGGAACGGGAAGACCTGGGCTTCGAAGTCACCCTGCAGGTCGCTGATCCCTCACACCAACCCGAACTTCTGGAACTGCATCGCCTTGTGGTGACGCCAGCCCTCATCAAACTTGCTCCAAACCCGAAACAGGTTTTTGCAGGAAGCAACATCCTTCAGCAACTCAAAGGGTGGGTACCGCGCTGGAAACAGGATGGGGTGGTAAGCGGTCTCGGCCTCAGCCTCAGACCCACGGAACTTGATGGGAGTCGGACCCAAAAGGAACTCCAACTCGAGGATCAACTCTTGGTGCTGCGTCAAGAGAACGAGACACTGATCGATCGCGTTCATGCCCAGGAACGCTTGTTGCGCATGGTGGCCCATGAACTGCGCACACCGCTCACGGCAGCGGCGTTAGCCCTGCAAAGCCAGCGCTTGGGACAGATCGACATGGATCGCTTTCAGGATGTGATCACCCGCCGCCTGCAGGAGATGGAGGCGCTGTCAAAGGATTTGCTCGAAGTGGGAACCACCCGTTGGGAAACGCTGTTCAACCCGCAACGGCTCGACCTGGCCAGCGTTTCTGCCGAGGTCATTCTCGAGCTCGAAAAATTGTGGTTGGGCCGAAACGTCGAAATACAAACTGATATCCCCGCTGATCTTCCCAAGGTCTTTGCCGACCAGCGCCGCATGCGTCAGGTGCTGCTGAATCTCCTGGAAAATGCCCTGAAGTACACCGGGGATGGAGGGCACATCTCACTCACCATGCTGCACCGCACCAGCCAGCGAGTGGAGGTCAGTGTTTGTGACAGTGGTCCCGGTATTCCGGAAGCGGAACAACAGCGAATTTTTCTGGATCGGGTTCGTCTACCGCAAACCTCCGACCAAACCACCGGGTACGGCGTGGGTCTGGCGGTCTGCCGCCGCATCGTCGAAGTGCACGGCGGCAAGATCTGGGTTGTCTCAGACCCTGGAGAAGGAGCCTGCTTCACCTTCACGGTGCCGATCTGGCAAGGACAAGGTGTCGAATGGGGACAGGCTGTCTTGACGGAGGGTCCGACCAAGCCCTAG
- a CDS encoding SRPBCC family protein, which translates to MFGRGLQTSSDSATAIEQTMERLPQGARRLAAELKSSMPVQLLWDVLTDYENLSRFIPNLSSSELIQRQGQTVRLQQVGSQQLLGLRFSAQVQLELTEYRHDGLLQFRMVKGDFRRFEGSWQIRQRPDGSSLLYELTVQGCLGMPIGLIEERLRDDLSSNLSAVVKEAQRRNG; encoded by the coding sequence ATGTTTGGACGTGGGCTTCAAACCTCCAGCGATTCAGCGACTGCGATTGAGCAGACCATGGAGCGGCTGCCCCAGGGTGCGCGTCGTCTCGCTGCGGAACTGAAATCTTCGATGCCTGTTCAGCTCCTCTGGGATGTGCTGACGGATTACGAGAATTTGTCCCGGTTTATCCCCAACCTCAGCTCCAGCGAGCTGATCCAGCGCCAAGGCCAGACGGTACGGCTTCAGCAGGTGGGCAGTCAGCAGCTCCTGGGGCTTCGGTTCTCAGCCCAGGTTCAGTTGGAGTTGACGGAGTATCGCCACGACGGACTGCTGCAGTTCCGCATGGTGAAAGGTGATTTCAGGCGGTTCGAAGGTTCGTGGCAGATCCGTCAACGTCCAGACGGAAGCTCACTGCTCTACGAGCTGACGGTTCAAGGCTGCCTAGGCATGCCGATTGGTTTGATTGAAGAGCGACTGCGCGATGATCTTTCCAGCAATCTGAGCGCTGTGGTGAAGGAAGCGCAACGAAGAAACGGCTGA
- a CDS encoding FAD-binding oxidoreductase: MRVSNAATEHCNEVLFTVVASGPQVGSQASVVQTYTVAMNQFSALFKRLGASGAKIVSVNGVEVEHSAAPVAATPAPAKKTAKKPAKKAVTSSAPKKKPHADVPVNTYKPKTPFMGTVTENYSLLKDGAIGRVQHITFDLAGGDPQLKYIEGQSIGIIPEGEDAKGKPHKLRLYSIASTRHGDNLEGNTVSLCVRQLEYKNDAGEQIYGVCSTYLCDIEPGTKVKITGPVGKEMLLPDDEEANVIMLATGTGIAPMRTYLRRMFEPREQDTNGWKFRGKAWLFMGAPKTANLLYDEDFLHYEKEYPDNFRYTKAISREEQNAKGGRMYIQDRVLEHAEEIFAMIEDPKTHVYMCGLRGMEPGIDEAMTAAAAAKGLDWSELRPQLKKADRWHVETY; this comes from the coding sequence ATGCGGGTGTCCAATGCAGCGACAGAACATTGCAATGAGGTTCTGTTCACTGTTGTGGCAAGTGGTCCCCAGGTCGGCTCACAAGCGTCCGTGGTTCAGACCTACACCGTTGCTATGAACCAGTTTTCCGCACTTTTCAAGCGATTGGGGGCCAGCGGCGCCAAAATCGTTTCGGTGAATGGTGTGGAAGTAGAGCATTCAGCCGCTCCCGTTGCCGCCACCCCGGCACCTGCCAAAAAAACCGCCAAAAAACCCGCTAAGAAAGCCGTGACGTCAAGCGCCCCGAAGAAAAAGCCCCACGCCGACGTACCGGTCAACACTTACAAACCCAAAACACCGTTCATGGGAACGGTGACCGAGAACTACTCCCTGCTGAAGGACGGTGCGATCGGTCGTGTTCAGCACATCACCTTTGATCTCGCGGGTGGTGATCCTCAGCTGAAGTACATCGAAGGCCAGAGCATCGGCATCATCCCCGAGGGTGAAGACGCCAAAGGCAAACCTCACAAGCTGCGGCTGTACTCCATCGCAAGCACACGCCACGGCGACAACCTCGAGGGCAACACCGTCTCCCTGTGCGTTCGCCAGCTCGAGTACAAGAACGATGCCGGCGAACAGATCTATGGGGTCTGCTCCACTTATCTCTGCGACATCGAACCCGGCACCAAGGTGAAAATCACCGGACCGGTTGGCAAGGAGATGCTCCTGCCTGACGATGAAGAGGCCAACGTGATCATGCTGGCGACGGGCACAGGCATCGCCCCGATGCGCACCTATCTCCGCCGCATGTTCGAGCCCCGCGAACAAGACACCAACGGGTGGAAGTTCCGCGGCAAAGCCTGGCTGTTCATGGGCGCACCCAAAACAGCCAACCTTCTCTATGACGAGGATTTCCTCCACTACGAGAAGGAGTACCCCGACAACTTCCGCTACACCAAGGCGATCAGTCGGGAAGAGCAGAACGCCAAGGGCGGCCGGATGTACATCCAGGACCGTGTTCTGGAGCACGCTGAAGAGATCTTCGCCATGATCGAAGATCCCAAGACCCACGTTTATATGTGTGGTCTTCGCGGCATGGAGCCGGGCATCGACGAAGCCATGACAGCCGCTGCTGCTGCCAAGGGCCTCGACTGGTCTGAACTGCGCCCGCAGCTGAAGAAAGCCGATCGCTGGCACGTTGAAACCTATTGA
- the zwf gene encoding glucose-6-phosphate dehydrogenase, whose translation MVATMTNPLRVGLRQERVIAPQCLVIFGASGDLTHRKLVPALFELFKQRRLPSEFALLGCARRPWSDEEFRGKMAEALSSTIKDDPQAWEQFVSKLFYEPVDLQQPEDVVRLGGRLEQIDQQCATRGNRTFYLSVSPKFYGSGCRSLADAGLLKDPKRSRVVIEKPFGRDYGSAQALNRVVQTCGQENQIFRIDHYLGKETVQNIMVLRFANTIFEPIWNRNYISSVQITAAETVGVEERAGYYESAGALRDMVQNHLTQMLAITAMEPPGRFDPEAIRNEKAKVLQSARLADELEPWNCCIRGQYGPGGSAESPLAGYRHEPGVDPNSTTETYVAMKLFIDNWRWQGVPFYVRTGKRLAKRMSEVVLTFREAPVHLFDAATGGPTANQLILRIQPDEGAEFRFEVKSPGSGMRSRPIDMEFSYDESFGEPSDEGYVRLLADAMLSDPTLFTRSDEVEAAWRLYTPLLELIEDSPWQLPVHPYESRTWGPAAADALLAKDGLLWRRP comes from the coding sequence ATGGTCGCCACGATGACAAACCCCCTACGGGTTGGACTGCGACAGGAGCGCGTGATCGCGCCGCAGTGTCTGGTGATTTTCGGCGCGAGCGGGGATCTGACCCACCGCAAACTGGTTCCAGCCCTTTTCGAGCTGTTCAAGCAACGGCGACTTCCCAGTGAGTTTGCCCTTCTTGGCTGTGCTCGACGGCCGTGGAGTGATGAGGAGTTCCGCGGAAAGATGGCGGAAGCGCTCTCCAGCACCATCAAGGACGACCCCCAGGCCTGGGAGCAATTCGTCAGCAAACTCTTCTACGAGCCGGTCGACCTTCAGCAACCTGAGGATGTTGTTCGGCTCGGCGGACGGCTCGAGCAGATCGATCAACAGTGCGCCACCCGCGGCAACCGCACGTTTTACCTCTCTGTGTCGCCCAAGTTCTACGGCAGTGGCTGCCGCTCACTCGCCGACGCAGGCCTGTTGAAAGATCCCAAACGCAGCCGGGTGGTGATCGAGAAGCCATTCGGTCGCGACTACGGCAGTGCCCAGGCCCTCAATCGTGTGGTCCAGACCTGTGGGCAGGAGAACCAGATCTTTCGCATCGACCATTACCTGGGCAAGGAAACCGTCCAGAACATCATGGTTCTGCGATTTGCCAACACGATCTTCGAGCCGATCTGGAACCGCAATTACATCTCCAGTGTTCAGATCACCGCAGCTGAAACCGTCGGGGTGGAGGAGCGCGCCGGGTACTACGAATCGGCAGGTGCTCTGAGGGACATGGTGCAGAACCACCTGACACAGATGCTGGCGATCACCGCCATGGAACCTCCAGGTCGCTTTGATCCGGAAGCCATCCGCAACGAAAAAGCCAAGGTGCTCCAGTCCGCCCGACTCGCTGACGAGCTCGAGCCCTGGAACTGCTGCATCCGCGGCCAGTACGGTCCCGGTGGTTCAGCGGAATCACCCCTGGCTGGTTACCGCCATGAACCCGGTGTCGATCCCAACAGCACCACCGAGACCTACGTGGCGATGAAACTGTTCATCGACAATTGGCGCTGGCAGGGCGTTCCGTTCTATGTGCGCACCGGCAAACGCCTGGCCAAGCGCATGAGTGAAGTGGTGCTCACCTTCCGCGAGGCGCCGGTGCATCTATTTGATGCGGCCACCGGAGGTCCCACCGCCAATCAGCTCATTCTGCGCATCCAGCCGGATGAAGGAGCTGAATTCCGCTTCGAGGTGAAATCACCAGGGTCTGGGATGCGGAGTCGCCCCATCGACATGGAATTCTCCTATGACGAATCGTTCGGAGAACCCTCCGATGAAGGCTATGTGCGGCTCCTCGCTGACGCCATGCTCAGCGATCCCACCCTGTTCACCCGCAGCGATGAAGTGGAAGCCGCATGGCGTCTGTACACCCCTCTGCTGGAGCTGATTGAAGACAGCCCCTGGCAGCTGCCGGTCCATCCCTATGAATCACGCACCTGGGGGCCTGCCGCAGCGGATGCCCTACTGGCGAAAGACGGACTGCTCTGGCGACGCCCATAA
- a CDS encoding glucose-6-phosphate dehydrogenase assembly protein OpcA, translating into MSPQLTLQTPLELAPAEVPHYLEQLWSPEQQGSTGTGANTFCLLIWQPAWAEQQLIRCGRLPGPITGQQSAPLIAAGRQAVMDADLPLSTPPLDGAVVKAMADLGGQASAEDLRGQYIDPALSALMPRRLITLAPTIDTEQSLETLVAAYCPLPEEGGGTTACGDVVVLRGGHGALNEGLSILEPLLPSSMPAWVWWNGCMDEAPDLMQRLTSAPRRLIIDTAMGDPHQCLDLLRSRVENGQAVNDLNWLRLRSWRETLAMVFDPPQQRDALSHITRLDIDVEGHHPAQGLLLAAWIADRLGWTLVSSAATDDGTSALFKRSDDTEVRFQLMAVPTGQPNVHAGQMVGLRLIAEPENGQGVCVILCAESGGCMRLEGGGMANLELHEEVVPVQHDTPEMDVARLLGGGHDSTNPLLAAAAPLAARLLG; encoded by the coding sequence ATGTCCCCTCAGCTCACCCTCCAAACCCCGCTTGAACTGGCACCTGCGGAGGTGCCCCACTACCTCGAGCAACTCTGGTCCCCGGAGCAGCAGGGCAGCACGGGCACCGGTGCGAACACCTTCTGCCTGCTGATCTGGCAACCCGCCTGGGCCGAGCAGCAATTGATCCGGTGTGGCCGCCTGCCTGGGCCCATCACCGGACAGCAGTCCGCCCCCTTGATCGCTGCGGGTCGCCAAGCGGTGATGGATGCCGACCTCCCCCTCAGCACACCTCCCCTCGATGGGGCTGTGGTGAAGGCGATGGCTGATTTGGGGGGACAGGCCAGCGCAGAAGACCTGCGTGGGCAATACATCGATCCGGCCCTGAGTGCACTGATGCCTCGTCGCCTGATCACCCTGGCACCAACGATTGATACGGAGCAGTCGTTGGAAACACTCGTGGCCGCCTACTGCCCGCTGCCTGAAGAAGGGGGTGGCACCACCGCGTGTGGGGATGTTGTGGTTCTGCGGGGCGGCCATGGCGCCCTCAATGAAGGACTCTCAATTCTCGAACCGCTGCTGCCTTCATCGATGCCTGCCTGGGTCTGGTGGAACGGATGCATGGATGAAGCGCCGGACCTGATGCAGCGGCTGACCAGCGCGCCCCGTCGTCTGATCATCGATACAGCGATGGGGGATCCGCATCAGTGCCTTGACCTGCTGCGCTCCCGCGTGGAGAACGGCCAGGCGGTGAACGATCTCAACTGGCTGCGATTGCGCAGCTGGCGCGAGACCCTCGCCATGGTGTTTGACCCGCCGCAACAGCGTGATGCCTTAAGCCACATCACACGCCTGGACATCGATGTGGAAGGGCATCATCCCGCCCAAGGGCTGCTGCTTGCCGCCTGGATCGCCGATCGGCTCGGTTGGACGTTGGTCTCTTCCGCCGCGACCGACGACGGCACATCAGCCCTGTTCAAGCGTTCCGATGACACGGAGGTGCGCTTTCAACTAATGGCTGTACCGACGGGCCAGCCCAACGTGCATGCGGGACAGATGGTGGGGCTTCGACTGATTGCTGAGCCGGAGAACGGCCAAGGCGTTTGTGTGATTCTCTGCGCTGAATCAGGGGGGTGCATGCGTTTGGAAGGTGGCGGCATGGCCAACCTCGAGCTGCATGAAGAAGTTGTTCCCGTTCAGCACGACACCCCGGAAATGGATGTCGCCCGACTGCTCGGCGGCGGTCACGACAGCACCAACCCCCTCCTGGCCGCTGCTGCACCACTGGCTGCCAGGCTGCTGGGCTGA
- a CDS encoding cobyrinate a,c-diamide synthase, whose translation MAAVIAAPASGSGKTLLSLALLSWAHQNGRRIQPFKVGPDYLDAQLLSQASGQACRNLDLNLCGEDWVRRAFHGYGGVADLTLVEGVMGLFDGIGSSETGSTADVARLLGLPVVLVLDAGGQAASLGALVRGFRDHDPNLAIAGVVLNKVSSPRHRELLGEVLDRMQVPLLGCLPRTEALALPGRHLGLAPAHEMEAPEQRRQAWAALASEHLNMERLEPLLLAPRQGPHPLADIPAVKGQPLPVALASDAAFHFRYQETCELLEQMGMPVLRWSPLADAPIPAEAKGLILPGGFPEQHAAQLSDCEQSLTSLRQFVQHRPVYAECGGMLMLGQRLQDLDGNGHNMTGILPFKAQRGRLHVGYRRLQARRDSPVVQSGQKLVGHEFHRWELHTNRQPSDRSVLWDIEGWKVHRHSEGWVDQTVHASWVHLHWASSTTICSRWRAALEAGEKRSPNGLSAASNTNGYNRSSNAGAG comes from the coding sequence ATGGCCGCCGTCATCGCTGCACCAGCCAGTGGCAGCGGCAAAACCCTGCTGAGCCTGGCACTGTTGAGCTGGGCGCATCAGAACGGACGACGAATCCAACCCTTCAAGGTTGGACCGGACTATCTCGATGCCCAGCTGCTGAGCCAAGCCTCCGGTCAGGCCTGTCGCAACCTCGATCTCAATTTGTGCGGGGAAGACTGGGTTCGGCGGGCATTTCACGGTTACGGCGGAGTCGCTGACCTAACCCTCGTGGAGGGAGTGATGGGCCTGTTCGACGGCATCGGCAGCAGTGAAACGGGAAGCACCGCCGACGTGGCCCGCCTGCTGGGCTTGCCGGTGGTGCTGGTGCTGGATGCCGGGGGGCAGGCCGCCTCCCTCGGCGCCCTCGTTCGCGGATTCCGCGATCACGATCCCAACCTGGCAATCGCCGGAGTGGTACTGAATAAGGTCAGCAGCCCCAGGCACCGGGAGCTCCTCGGAGAGGTACTTGACCGCATGCAGGTGCCCTTGCTGGGCTGTCTACCGCGCACCGAGGCCCTTGCACTGCCGGGCCGTCATCTCGGTTTGGCCCCTGCCCATGAAATGGAAGCTCCCGAACAACGACGCCAAGCCTGGGCCGCTCTGGCCAGCGAGCATCTGAACATGGAACGCCTGGAGCCCTTGCTTCTGGCACCCCGCCAAGGGCCGCACCCTCTGGCCGACATCCCAGCGGTGAAGGGGCAACCCCTTCCTGTGGCTCTTGCCAGTGATGCTGCCTTTCACTTCCGCTACCAGGAAACCTGTGAACTGCTGGAGCAAATGGGCATGCCCGTGCTCCGTTGGAGTCCCCTTGCCGATGCGCCCATCCCTGCCGAAGCCAAGGGGCTGATCTTGCCGGGCGGCTTCCCAGAGCAGCATGCAGCCCAACTCAGCGACTGTGAACAAAGCCTGACGTCTCTTCGACAGTTCGTGCAGCATCGGCCTGTCTACGCCGAATGCGGTGGGATGCTCATGCTCGGACAGAGGCTTCAGGACCTCGATGGCAACGGGCACAACATGACGGGCATTCTTCCGTTCAAGGCCCAGCGTGGCCGGCTGCACGTGGGCTACCGCCGCCTGCAGGCTCGGCGGGACAGCCCTGTCGTTCAGAGCGGTCAAAAGCTCGTTGGTCACGAATTTCACCGTTGGGAGCTGCACACCAATCGGCAGCCCTCCGACCGATCAGTGCTGTGGGACATTGAGGGATGGAAAGTCCATCGACATTCGGAAGGATGGGTCGATCAGACGGTTCACGCGAGCTGGGTACACCTGCACTGGGCCAGCTCTACGACGATTTGCTCCCGATGGCGCGCCGCGCTCGAAGCCGGGGAGAAGCGATCGCCAAACGGTTTGTCAGCCGCCAGCAACACCAACGGATACAACCGTTCGTCGAACGCTGGCGCTGGGTAA